From Juglans regia cultivar Chandler chromosome 8, Walnut 2.0, whole genome shotgun sequence, the proteins below share one genomic window:
- the LOC109009740 gene encoding aminopeptidase P2, producing the protein MVTMGSLPSPLMCTHTHSRYLHFLSFSFPVLQKFKSRPKLFTKSPNAPILTIQNCTSITAKTSSEIKRHSTVSQPDEKLRKLRDLFSIPGVNIDAYIIPSQDAHQSEFIAECYMRRAYISGFTGSAGTAVVTKDKAALWTDGRYFLQAEKQLSSSWILMRSGNLGVPTTSEWLNDVLTAGSRVGIDPFLFSSDAAEELKEAIAKENHELVYLYDLNLVDEIWGESRPKPPNKPIRMHDLKYAGLDVASKLSLLRSELVDAGSSAIVISMLDEVAWLLNLRGSDVPHSPVMYAYLIVEIDRAKLFIDNSKVTPDVMNHLKNAGIELRPYDSILSEIESLAAQDTHLWLDTSSVNAAIVNTYKSSSERFTGSHGNKTKGKSKMHDSSNGQSGGHSGVYKSSPISVAKAVKNHAELEGMRNSHLRDAAALAQFWVWLEDEIHKDVKLTEVEVSDKLLEFRSKQAGFIDTSFDTISATGANGAIIHYKPETESCAVVDSKKLFLLDSGAQYVDGTTDITRTVHFGVPNARQKECFTRVLQGHIALDQAVFPECTPGFVLDAFARSFLWKIGLDYRHGTGHGVGAALNVHEGPQSISYRYGNMTPLLKGMIVSNEPGYYEDHAFGIRIENLLYVKEVDTPNRFGGVGYLGFEKLTFVPIQSKLIDLSLLSTAEVDWLNEYHLQVWEKVSPLLDGSARHWLWNNTRPLVKL; encoded by the exons ATGGTTACCATGGGCTCGTTACCGTCACCCTTAATGTGTACTCACACACACTCTCGCtacctccattttctctctttctcattcccagttctccaaaaatttaaaagccGCCCCAAACTTTTCACCAAATCACCAAACGCCCCAATCCTCACTATCCAGAATTGCACTTCCATCACGGCCAAGACCTCTTCCGAAATCAAAAGGCACAGCACCGTCTCACAACCTGACGAGAAGCTCCGCAAGCTCCGGGACCTCTTCTCGATACCCGGGGTTAACATCGACGCGTATATCATTCCCTCTCAGGACGCTCACCAG AGTGAGTTCATAGCTGAATGTTATATGAGGAGGGCCTATATATCAGGTTTTACTGGCAGTGCTGGTACTGCTGTTGTCACAAAGGATAAAGCAGCTCTTTGGACGGATGGCCGTTATTTTCTCCAG GCTGAGAAGCAGTTGAGTTCTAGTTGGATTCTTATGCGGTCTGGTAATCTTGGAGTTCCTACCACAAGTGAATGGCTTAATGATGTTTTGACTGCTGGTAGTAGGGTTGGCATTGATCCT tttcttttttcttccgaTGCTGCAGAGGAACTGAAGGAGGCCATTGCAAAGGAGAATCATGAGCTGGTTTACTTATATGATTTAAATCTAGTGGATGAAATTTGGGGAGAATCACGACCTAAACCTCCAAACAAACCAATCAGAATGCATGACCTAAAATATGCTGGTTTAGATGTAGCATCGAAATTGTCTCTGCTGAGATCTGAACTTGTTGATGCTGGTTCATCTGCCATTGTCATATCAATGCTTGATGAAGTTGCATGGCTGTTGAACTTG aGAGGAAGTGACGTTCCACATTCACCCGTCATGTATGCATACTTAATTGTGGAGATTGATAGAGCAAAGTTATTTATAGATAATTCTAAGGTCACGCCAGATGTGATGAATCACTTGAAGAATGCAGGCATAGAGTTGAGGCCATATGATTCTATTCTTTCTGAAATAGAAAG TTTGGCAGCACAAGATACTCACCTTTGGCTGGATACATCATCTGTTAATGCGGCCATTGTCAATACCTATAAGTCTTCCTCTGAGAGATTTACTGGGAGCCATGGGAATAAAACCAAGGGTAAGAGTAAGATGCATGATAGCTCCAATGGCCAGTCTGGGGGGCACAGTGGAGTATATAAGTCATCCCCTATCTCAGTGGCAAAGGCAGTAAAAAATCATGCTGAGCTAGAAGGGATGAGGAATTCTCATTTAAG GGATGCTGCTGCTCTAGCACAGTTTTGGGTCTGGCTGGAAGATGAAATTCACAAGGACGTGAAACTAACAGAGGTCGAAGTTTCTGACAAGCTTCTTGAATTTCGTTCAAAGCAGGCCGGTTTCATTGATACAAGCTTTGACACTATCAGCG CTACTGGTGCAAATGGGGCTATCATACACTACAAGCCAGAAACAGAAAGTTGCGCTGTGGTGGATTCAAAGAAACTCTTCCTATTGGATAGTGGAGCTCAATATGTTGATGGTACTACTGACATAACAAGGACTGTACATTTTGGTGTACCTAATGCACGACAAAAAGAATGCTTCACTCGAGTGTTACAG GGTCACATAGCTCTCGATCAGGCAGTATTCCCTGAATGTACCCCTGGTTTTGTGTTGGATGCATTTGCTCGTTCTTTCCTTTGGAAGATTGGGCTTGATTACCGGCATG GAACTGGGCATGGAGTAGGAGCTGCACTGAATGTTCATGAGGGCCCTCAAAGTATTAGCTACAGATATGGAAATATGACCCCCTTATTGAAAGGAATGATTGTAAGCAACGAACCTGGCTATTATGAAGACCATGCCTTTGGTATTCGAATTGAG AACCTCCTTTATGTGAAAGAGGTTGACACACCTAATCGATTCGGAGGGGTTGGATACCTGGGATTTGAAAAACTTACATTTGTCCCCATTCAG AGTAAATTGATCGATTTATCTTTGCTCTCAACTGCGGAAGTTGATTGGCTGAACGAGTACCATTTACAAGTTTGGGAAAAG